A single region of the Silene latifolia isolate original U9 population chromosome 8, ASM4854445v1, whole genome shotgun sequence genome encodes:
- the LOC141596765 gene encoding cyclic nucleotide-gated ion channel 1-like yields MSSNIQLTSFDNPKLDKYVRFEDRDSEGSTSSEQPLFPTTGPSPSPSPSLSPSPSPWTPSPSVFSENKATLSSALDAIRRGVQRSSQGIRSLKGSLSIDSFHYPSGKKSGYQIEILDPQGPFLRKWNKIFLISCVFAMAWDPLFLYVPVVDGNNKCLKWDHKLKIIACVLRTITDLFYLLHIILQFRTGFISPSSRVLGRGELIRDPAAIARRYLSSYFIVDVLAVMPFPQLAVSVIIPNMSGGRMTSKGLLKMVIFSQYFPRLFRIYPLYKGVTRTSGIITETAWAGAAFNLFLYMLASHVLGAVWYLFAIDRLGRCWHDSCSGQGCYRLSLYCKDLDKHAGSYTLDTAYCNLVQPDQITNSTSFNFGMVYDALQLEVVQSTDFFKKLFYCFWWGLRNLSSLGQNLQTSTFIGENLFAAFICIAGLVLFSLLIGNMQEYLQSTTVRVEEMRVRRRDAEQWMSHRLLPEDLRERIRRYEQYKWQETRGVDEECVIHNLPKDLRRDIKRHLCLALIKKVPMLWKMDERLKDAVCDRLKPVLYTEKSYIVREGDPVNEMLFIMRGNLLTMTTNGGRTGFFNSLYLDPGDFCGEELLTWALDPHSSSNLPISTRTVQSQTDVEAFALMPDDLKFVASQFRRLHSKQLRHTFRSSSHQWRLWAAGFIQAAWRRYSRRKVEKALEAAEDGLPREGGSSPPSLGATIYVSRFAANALRNLRRKTPPNGRMLPPRSPLLNLPKPAEPDFTSEDG; encoded by the exons ATGTCCAGCAATATTCAGCTCACGAGCTTTGATAATCCCAAGCTAGACAAATATGTCAG GTTTGAGGATAGGGATTCAGAGGGGTCCACCAGTTCTGAGCAGCCATTGTTTCCTACCACGggaccatcaccatcaccatcaccatcactatctccatctccatctccatgGACTCCATCTCCATCTGTATTTTCGGAGAACAAAGCAACACTTTCATCTGCATTGGATGCTATCAGGAGAGGGGTTCAGAGAAGCTCTCAAGGAATTAGGAGCTTGAAAGGGTCGCTGAGCATTGATTCGTTCCATTATCCATCCGGAAAGAAGTCTGGCTATCAAATAGAAATTCTTGACCCGCAGGGACCATTTCTGCGTAAATGGAACAAGATTTTTCTCATCTCATGTGTATTTGCCATGGCCTGGGATCCATTGTTCCTTTATGTTCCAGTTGTAGATGGCAATAACAAATGTCTAAAGTGGGATCACAAGTTGAAAATTATAGCTTGTGTTCTTCGGACAATCACCGACTTGTTCTATTTACTTCATATAATTTTACAGTTTCGTACTGGCTTTATATCTCCTTCTTCTCGAGTGCTTGGTCGCGGCGAGTTAATCAGGGATCCTGCTGCTATAGCTAGAAGATACCTCTCTTCGTATTTCATTGTTGATGTTCTAGCCGTGATGCCTTTTCCTCAG CTGGCAGTTTCAGTAATCATTCCAAATATGAGTGGTGGCCGAATGACGTCAAAGGGGTTGTTGAAAATGGTGATCTTTAGCCAGTATTTTCCAAGGCTCTTCCGCATTTATCCATTATACAAGGGAGTAACAAGAACATCAGGCATAATTACTGAAACAGCATGGGCAGGAGCTGCTTTTAACCTATTTCTCTACATGCTAGCTAGCCAC GTGCTCGGAGCAGTTTGGTATCTATTTGCGATAGATCGTCTAGGCAGATGCTGGCATGATTCATGCTCAGGACAGGGATGCTACCGCCTATCTTTATATTGCAAGGACCTAGACAAACATGCAGGAAGTTATACATTGGATACGGCTTATTGCAACCTTGTTCAGCCTGATCAGATCACAAACTCTACTTCCTTCAACTTTGGCATGGTCTATGACGCCCTTCAGTTAGAAGTGGTGCAATCTACTGACTTCTTTAAAAAACTCTTCTATTGTTTTTGGTGGGGACTTCGCAACCTTAG CTCTCTTGGTCAGAATCTCCAAACAAGTACATTTATTGGGGAGAACTTGTTTGCTGCCTTCATTTGCATCGCTGGACTAGTTCTGTTTTCATTGCTCATTGGGAATATGCAG GAATACCTACAATCGACAACTGTCAGAGTTGAGGAGATGAGAGTTAGAAGGCGAGATGCAGAGCAGTGGATGTCTCATCGTTTGCTCCCCGAGGACTTGAGGGAGAGGATTAGGAGGTATGAGCAATACAAGTGGCAAGAAACAAGAGGCGTTGATGAAGAATGTGTAATCCATAACCTTCCAAAGGACCTCAGAAGGGATATAAAGCGGCATCTCTGCCTGGCTCTAATTAAGAAG GTGCCAATGCTTTGGAAAATGGATGAACGGCTGAAAGACGCAGTGTGTGATCGGCTGAAGCCGGTCCTTTACACTGAGAAAAGCTACATTGTTCGTGAGGGAGATCCTGTGAACGAGATGCTCTTTATTATGAGAGGAAATTTATTGACTATGACTACCAATGGGGGAAGAACTGGCTTCTTTAATTCACTATATCTCGATCCTGGTGACTTCTGTGGAGAAGAGTTACTGACATGGGCGCTAGATCCCCACTCCTCATCCAATCTGCCCATATCAACTAGGACTGTACAGAGCCAAACTGATGTTGAAGCCTTTGCCTTAATGCCTGATGACCTTAAGTTTGTGGCATCACAATTTCGTAGGCTTCACAGCAAGCAACTCCGACACACCTTTAG ATCTTCATCACATCAGTGGAGGTTATGGGCAGCCGGTTTCATACAAGCAGCTTGGAGGCGGTATTCGAGAAGAAAGGTTGAGAAAGCTTTGGAGGCTGCAGAAGATGGTTTGCCTAGGGAGGGTGGAAGCTCACCACCAAGCCTTGGCGCCACTATATATGTTTCCAGGTTTGCTGCAAATGCACTTCGTAACCTGCGACGTAAAACTCCACCAAATGGCAGGATGCTGCCACCGAGATCCCCTCTTCTCAATCTCCCAAAGCCAGCCGAGCCAGATTTCACTTCTGAAGACGGTTAA